In Gossypium arboreum isolate Shixiya-1 chromosome 5, ASM2569848v2, whole genome shotgun sequence, a single genomic region encodes these proteins:
- the LOC108451857 gene encoding LOB domain-containing protein 39-like, which translates to MSCNGCRVLRKGCRETCVLRSSLRWIESPEAQGNATLFLAKFFGRSDLLSLISSVPESQRPALFQSLLFEACGRTVNPVNGAVGLLSSGNWHICQAAVDTVLRGGSLRPVSEISAGVWRPSCDESTDRFCGDESYHFPSRYAESNPLMRMMMMENQSASAASDLSLSLTTTKSGNGRRAGRRYEEEKKRAKTMSMYSEGSEITASESNEYEGSQERKILKLFV; encoded by the exons ATGAGCTGCAACGGTTGCCGAGTGCTCCGAAAAGGGTGCAGGGAGACATGTGTGTTACGGTCAAGCTTACGTTGGATCGAATCCCCCGAAGCCCAAGGCAACGCCACCTTATTTCTCGCCAAGTTTTTTGGCCGTAGTGACCTACTTTCTCTTATCTCTTCCGTACCTGAATCCCAACGCCCTG CTTTGTTTCAGTCTTTATTGTTTGAGGCATGTGGTCGTACCGTGAATCCGGTGAACGGAGCGGTAGGGCTGTTATCCAGTGGGAACTGGCATATCTGTCAGGCGGCGGTGGATACGGTTCTTCGAGGCGGATCCTTACGGCCTGTTTCGGAGATTTCAGCCGGAGTTTGGAGGCCGAGTTGTGACGAGTCAACTGATCGTTTCTGTGGGGACGAGTCGTACCACTTCCCAAGCCGCTACGCCGAGTCCAATCCTTTGATGAGGATGATGATGATGGAGAATCAATCGGCTTCGGCGGCGTCGGATCTAAGCCTCTCTTTGACGACGACTAAGTCCGGTAACGGAAGACGTGCCGGAAGGCGATacgaagaagaaaagaagagagCAAAAACGATGTCGATGTACTCGGAGGGATCAGAGATAACTGCTTCCGAAAGCAACGAATATGAAGGAAGCCAGGAGAGAAAGATTTTGAAACTCTTCGTTTGA
- the LOC108450492 gene encoding QWRF motif-containing protein 2-like, which produces MVATVSAAVNPKHRGGVTQPHGQHQIPSRPPLLPSDPDNAIAPRRQKFREVTSRYLSTPSSSSNSSISSSSSLAAASKRCPSPFVSTSTTPSAIKRSQSVERRQAVTPRPNNSMNLRSSDGNNNGELSAAQKLLFTSTRSLSVSFQGDLFPYQFNKAKPALSPSAARKGTPEKRKPTAITTTPGRGTDQTENSNTERLPASFRKPNSMSQKVDCTDERKRLNGSVNGNVVRALQNSMIDNRDSTAVTALGSEAQCDPSASDTESVSSGSTSGAPEGSCNGNGDGKRGPRGIIVPARFWQEANSRLRRSDPLSPVSKKNMAPSKIIAPDKFGIDSPSSSPKGVVNSRGQLSPVRGSIRPASPSKLGASTTSSPLRGMSPSRVRSGLANNLVNTPSILSFNGDVLKMGKIGENKAWDAHFLRLLHNRLLQWRFVNARADAAMSSQKSNAEKSLCGAWITTSKLRESVRAKRTELQLLKQKLKLISILKGQMMLLDEWDVVDHDYCSSLSAATEALMASTLRLPVVAGARAEVPKLKDAICSAVDVMQAISSYICSLFSKIADVNSLMGELRHISSNEIALLDHCQELVSTIAAMQVKECSLRTHILQLNQLPSSITTKL; this is translated from the exons ATGGTAGCGACAGTGTCCGCAGCGGTCAACCCCAAACATCGCGGAGGAGTAACACAGCCACACGGCCAACACCAAATCCCCTCACGGCCTCCTTTATTGCCTTCCGACCCCGACAATGCCATCGCTCCACGCCGTCAAAAGTTCCGTGAAGTCACTTCTCGTTATTTGTCCACACCGTCATCCTCCTCAAATTCTTCTATATCATCCTCGTCTTCTTTAGCGGCTGCTAGCAAACGGTGTCCATCACCGTTTGTTTCGACGTCAACGACTCCATCAGCTATCAAGCGGTCGCAATCCGTGGAGCGGAGACAGGCGGTGACGCCGCGGCCTAACAATTCTATGAATTTGAGAAGTAGTGACGGTAACAATAATGGCGAATTATCCGCTGCTCAGAAGTTGCTCTTCACTTCGACGAGAAGCTTATCTGTCTCGTTTCAGGGAGATTTGTTTCCCTATCAATTTAATAAAGCTAAACCGGCTCTATCTCCAAGCGCGGCAAGGAAAGGCACGCCGGAGAAGCGAAAACCAACGGCGATCACAACGACACCGGGTAGAGGAACAGATCAAACGGAGAATTCAAACACAGAGCGGTTGCCGGCGAGCTTCAGGAAACCAAATTCGATGAGTCAAAAGGTGGATTGCACCGACGAGAGGAAGAGGCTAAACGGATCTGTTAACGGAAATGTAGTTAGGGCACTACAAAATTCCATGATTGATAATAGGGATTCAACGGCCGTTACTGCCCTTGGATCTGAGGCTCAATGCGATCCCTCGGCTTCGGATACTGAAAGTGTTTCCTCTGGAAGTACTTCAGGAGCTCCAGAAGGTTCTTGTAATGGTAACGGAGACGGTAAGCGTGGGCCTCGGGGGATAATTGTCCCAGCCCGGTTTTGGCAAGAGGCTAATAGTCGGTTACGCAGGTCCGATCCTCTTTCGCCGGTTTCTAAGAAAAATATGGCTCCCTCTAAGATAATTGCACCGGACAAGTTCGGCATTGATAGTCCTTCATCATCTCCGAAAGGTGTAGTGAATAGCAGGGGACAGTTATCGCCAGTTCGTGGATCAATTCGGCCTGCATCACCAAGTAAGCTTGGGGCCTCCACTACTTCGTCTCCTTTGAGGGGAATGAGTCCCTCTAGAGTGAGGAGTGGATTGGCTAATAATTTGGTAAATACTCCATCAATTTTGAGCTTTAATGGTGATGTTCTTAAGATGGGTAAGATTGGGGAGAATAAGGCTTGGGATGCTCATTTTTTGAGGCTACTTCATAATAGGCTGTTGCAATGGCGTTTTGTTAATGCTAGAGCAGATGCTGCTATGTCTTCCCAGAAGTCTAATGCAGAG AAAAGTCTCTGTGGTGCATGGATAACTACCTCAAAACTTCGAGAATCTGTTAGAGCCAAAAGAACTGAGTTACAGCTGCTGAAGCAAAAGTTGAAGCTGATTTCCATCCTAAAGGGGCAA ATGATGCTTTTGGATGAATGGGACGTTGTAGACCATGATTATTGCAGTTCATTGTCTGCAGCTACCGAAGCTTTGATGGCAAGCACACTCCGCCTTCCAGTTGTTGCTGGGGCAAGG GCCGAAGTCCCAAAATTGAAGGATGCTATATGTTCAGCTGTGGACGTAATGCAGGCAATTTCATCCTACATCTGCTCATTGTTTTCTAAG ATTGCAGACGTCAACTCTTTGATGGGAGAACTTCGACATATAAGTTCAAATGAGATTGCTTTACTTGACCACTGCCAAGAACTTGTATCAACAATTGCAGCTATGCAG GTGAAAGAATGTAGCCTGAGAACACACATATTACAACTAAATCAATTACCATCCAGCATAACAACGAAATTGTAA